The Prochlorococcus marinus CUG1416 genome has a segment encoding these proteins:
- a CDS encoding phenylpyruvate tautomerase MIF-related protein, with amino-acid sequence MPYINILTSSKIGDKKKLLEEISTLVSSLTNKSKRFVMAKLDDNCEMYFNDQAPCCFLEIKSIGSLSPSDMAKPISDFVYERMGIPIDKIYISFEDVSASMWAWNGRTFG; translated from the coding sequence ATGCCTTATATTAATATTTTAACATCATCAAAAATAGGGGATAAGAAAAAATTACTTGAAGAAATTTCAACATTAGTTTCATCTTTAACTAACAAATCAAAAAGATTTGTCATGGCAAAATTAGATGATAATTGCGAAATGTATTTTAATGATCAAGCCCCTTGTTGCTTTCTAGAAATCAAGTCAATAGGTTCTTTAAGTCCTTCAGATATGGCAAAGCCAATTTCCGATTTTGTATATGAGAGAATGGGAATACCAATAGATAAGATTTATATTTCTTTCGAGGATGTCTCTGCTTCAATGTGGGCATGGAATGGTAGAACATTTGGATAA
- a CDS encoding methyltransferase domain-containing protein: MEVLNNYQRKKLDESNDEEFYSDPKFVYHLDSNFRQYLSGVYENEIADFSTVLDLMSSWDSYLPKGKKYKKVIGHGLNKQELEKNKIFDSYWIQNFNLNQEIPLDNESVDYCLMVAAWQYLQYPENLTKEILRILSDQGKIIIAFSNRAFWHKAPYIWTSSTEEERVKYVRKVLISNGFNEPRIIKKFNEPALNIFNFLNKDPFYCLIATKNK, from the coding sequence TTGGAAGTTTTAAATAATTACCAGAGAAAAAAGCTTGATGAGAGTAATGATGAAGAATTTTATTCTGATCCAAAATTTGTCTATCATCTAGATTCAAACTTTAGACAATATCTATCAGGTGTTTATGAAAATGAAATCGCAGATTTTTCAACAGTACTTGATTTAATGTCCAGTTGGGATAGTTATTTGCCTAAAGGGAAAAAATATAAAAAAGTTATTGGGCATGGATTAAACAAACAAGAACTTGAAAAAAACAAGATTTTTGATTCTTATTGGATACAAAATTTCAATTTAAATCAAGAAATTCCTCTTGATAATGAAAGTGTGGATTATTGCTTGATGGTGGCAGCATGGCAATATTTACAATATCCAGAAAATTTAACCAAAGAAATCTTGAGAATTTTGAGTGATCAAGGCAAAATTATAATTGCTTTTTCAAATAGAGCATTTTGGCATAAAGCTCCTTACATATGGACTTCATCTACTGAAGAAGAGAGAGTCAAATATGTTAGAAAAGTATTAATATCAAATGGATTTAATGAGCCAAGAATTATTAAAAAGTTTAATGAACCAGCTCTTAACATCTTTAATTTTTTAAATAAAGACCCATTTTATTGTTTAATTGCGACTAAAAATAAATAA
- a CDS encoding Fe2+-dependent dioxygenase — MNYLTHQLLNAEEINFIKEKLGQEIEGWEDGKNTAGSHASKVKNNLQLNRKSDISKELSLLIKKKILDDNLIKSFTLPKHIHGIMFTKSLKGMSYGRHIDNAYMSSGRADLSFTIFLSEKKQYEGGELLIENMTSESKFKLNRGEIIIYPSTNLHSVKSVLNGERIVCVGWIESYVKSIEEREYLFDLDAGARSLLAKHGRSDELDLIFKSYSNLLRVMGD; from the coding sequence ATGAATTATTTAACTCATCAGTTACTAAATGCTGAAGAAATAAATTTTATAAAAGAAAAATTAGGTCAAGAAATTGAAGGTTGGGAGGACGGTAAAAATACTGCAGGAAGCCATGCTTCTAAAGTAAAAAATAATTTGCAACTAAATAGAAAATCAGATATCTCTAAAGAATTATCATTGCTAATTAAAAAAAAGATTTTAGATGATAATTTAATCAAAAGTTTTACTTTGCCAAAACATATTCATGGAATCATGTTCACAAAATCCTTAAAAGGGATGAGCTATGGTCGTCATATAGATAATGCCTATATGTCATCAGGAAGGGCTGATTTATCATTCACAATTTTCCTTTCAGAAAAGAAACAATATGAAGGTGGTGAACTATTGATTGAGAATATGACTTCAGAAAGCAAATTTAAACTTAATAGAGGTGAAATTATAATTTATCCAAGCACAAATCTGCATTCCGTTAAAAGTGTTCTCAATGGAGAAAGAATAGTATGCGTTGGATGGATCGAAAGTTATGTAAAAAGTATTGAGGAGAGAGAATATTTATTTGATTTAGATGCAGGTGCGAGGAGTCTACTTGCAAAGCATGGCAGATCTGACGAGCTTGATCTTATTTTCAAATCATATTCAAATCTATTAAGAGTTATGGGTGATTAA
- a CDS encoding DUF1824 family protein: MEINNLFDLNSLRSAPQLSKVQIKQLLEELEAKIIDADWITIGIMAPSDVDAIGALKSISKKYSSVKFKDLESLNANGSVFLKGNQKTGNVFIRSENGLGEGILLTCQYDHESKEASTFGPLPLDFFN, from the coding sequence ATGGAAATAAATAACTTATTTGATTTAAACAGCCTCAGATCAGCTCCTCAATTAAGTAAAGTACAAATCAAACAATTACTAGAAGAGCTTGAAGCCAAAATTATAGATGCTGATTGGATAACAATAGGAATAATGGCACCTTCTGATGTTGATGCTATTGGGGCATTAAAATCAATTTCCAAAAAATATTCCTCTGTTAAATTCAAGGATCTAGAATCCCTTAATGCTAATGGAAGTGTTTTTTTAAAAGGTAATCAAAAAACTGGGAATGTTTTTATTAGATCTGAAAATGGTCTTGGAGAAGGAATCTTGTTAACTTGTCAGTATGACCATGAATCTAAAGAGGCCAGTACTTTTGGGCCATTGCCATTAGATTTCTTTAACTAA
- a CDS encoding extracellular solute-binding protein, protein MQKLKKIFYSALTFTFLLNVNLPSNSTQKEVKVYSGRHYNTDRAIYKKFAEETGIKVRLIEAAGISLIERLKREGKNSQADLILLVDAARITNAAKAGLLQSIQSSSLEKDVPDGLKDKDKQWYALTRRVRVMVANPKVVDVSKINDYTDLADPSLKGKVCLRNRKSPYNQSLVANQIVNKGQEATKTWLNGMISNVSQPFFPGDISIIRAVSKKKCGIGIVNHYYVARMLAGINGRRDALYAKKTVVLTPSPAHVNISAGGVAKYASNKAEAIKLLEYLASPGGSKGLADPTFEHPLKEVNQNPIVKDFGEFTPDEVTVYDLGVNNSLAIKLMKDAGWN, encoded by the coding sequence GTGCAAAAACTAAAAAAAATTTTTTACTCAGCACTAACATTTACATTTTTATTAAATGTTAATTTACCATCTAATTCAACACAAAAAGAAGTAAAAGTTTATTCGGGTAGACACTACAACACTGATAGAGCTATATACAAAAAATTTGCAGAAGAAACAGGAATTAAAGTTAGGTTAATCGAAGCGGCAGGAATTTCTTTAATTGAAAGATTGAAAAGGGAGGGAAAGAATTCCCAAGCAGATTTAATATTGCTAGTTGATGCTGCAAGAATCACGAATGCTGCAAAAGCTGGATTACTTCAGAGTATTCAATCTTCATCCTTAGAAAAAGATGTACCAGATGGTTTAAAAGATAAGGATAAGCAATGGTATGCATTAACTAGAAGAGTAAGAGTTATGGTCGCTAATCCAAAAGTTGTAGATGTGAGTAAGATAAATGACTATACAGATCTAGCTGATCCATCCTTGAAAGGTAAAGTATGTTTAAGGAACAGAAAAAGTCCATATAATCAATCATTGGTAGCTAATCAAATTGTTAATAAAGGTCAAGAGGCAACAAAAACTTGGCTTAATGGGATGATATCTAATGTTTCTCAACCTTTCTTCCCAGGAGATATTTCAATAATCAGAGCAGTTTCTAAGAAAAAGTGCGGAATAGGAATAGTTAATCATTATTATGTAGCAAGGATGTTGGCAGGGATTAATGGAAGAAGAGATGCTTTATATGCAAAAAAAACAGTAGTACTTACACCAAGTCCTGCTCATGTAAATATTAGCGCTGGTGGCGTTGCTAAATATGCCTCTAATAAAGCCGAAGCTATTAAGCTTCTTGAATATTTAGCATCTCCAGGAGGTAGTAAAGGATTAGCTGATCCTACTTTTGAACATCCATTAAAAGAGGTTAATCAAAACCCTATTGTCAAAGATTTTGGAGAATTTACTCCTGACGAGGTTACAGTATACGATCTTGGGGTTAATAACTCTCTTGCAATAAAATTGATGAAAGATGCAGGTTGGAATTAA
- a CDS encoding DUF3386 domain-containing protein: protein MENLKEINCKEIFREAYENRYTWKNEFNGYKGKCIFSKNSSINEGEFVLGKDFKPHIQKIDDEKIVKSIASQLFEVCIHRVKRKFQSVHSENNFNLVKSSESGIEMSVTGKNEGDKYRVKNNYINMVYRKIHGTIIEIFVDEFIDTESGFLSKRYTSQQIDPNTLKPNSLNLEYKDEFINIDNEDYWILNSRTIKYLNQNQEEEIQKFVFEDICLLN from the coding sequence ATGGAGAATCTAAAAGAAATTAATTGTAAGGAGATTTTTAGAGAGGCTTATGAAAATAGGTATACCTGGAAGAATGAATTTAATGGTTATAAAGGTAAATGTATTTTTTCAAAAAATAGTAGTATTAATGAGGGTGAGTTTGTATTAGGTAAAGATTTTAAACCACATATTCAAAAAATAGATGATGAAAAAATTGTAAAAAGTATTGCCTCTCAATTATTTGAAGTATGTATACATCGGGTAAAGAGAAAATTTCAATCTGTGCATTCAGAGAATAATTTTAATTTAGTAAAAAGTTCTGAAAGCGGTATTGAAATGAGTGTAACTGGCAAGAACGAAGGTGATAAATATAGAGTTAAAAATAATTATATTAATATGGTCTATAGAAAAATTCATGGAACTATAATTGAAATTTTTGTTGATGAATTCATTGATACAGAAAGTGGCTTTCTAAGTAAAAGATATACAAGTCAACAAATTGATCCAAACACTCTCAAACCAAATTCTTTGAATTTGGAATATAAAGATGAATTTATAAATATAGATAATGAGGATTATTGGATTTTAAATTCAAGAACAATAAAATACTTAAACCAAAATCAAGAAGAAGAAATACAAAAATTTGTTTTCGAGGATATATGTTTATTGAACTAA
- a CDS encoding rhomboid family intramembrane serine protease, with protein MPFNNSIFKYDWQFLVTGFFLISVFIFTDLIGVIDKEYFYFVPRLISDQPHRIFTSILIHADLNHLLSNLGGIIITRYFLMRLGIKSRFFYLKFILICSFLNFFIIWFYEKILSYFNIYPNYAALGFSGIIYAFFGFLLLTSFYGKSYFLGKEIGFKSNYEVQKMSKTICLIGLIFSFLPGVSLLGHLSGFITGCFLFLI; from the coding sequence ATGCCTTTTAATAATTCAATCTTTAAATATGATTGGCAGTTTCTTGTGACTGGATTTTTTTTAATCTCAGTTTTTATTTTTACAGATTTAATTGGTGTTATTGATAAAGAATATTTTTACTTTGTACCAAGATTAATTAGTGATCAACCCCATAGGATTTTCACATCAATTCTAATCCATGCAGATTTAAATCATTTATTAAGTAATCTTGGTGGAATAATCATCACTAGATATTTCTTGATGAGACTCGGAATTAAAAGCAGATTTTTTTATTTAAAATTTATTTTAATTTGTTCTTTTTTAAATTTTTTTATTATCTGGTTTTACGAAAAGATTTTATCTTATTTTAATATATATCCAAATTATGCCGCTTTAGGATTTAGTGGAATAATTTATGCTTTTTTTGGATTCCTACTATTAACTTCTTTTTATGGAAAGAGTTATTTTTTAGGTAAAGAAATAGGTTTTAAATCCAATTATGAAGTTCAAAAAATGTCAAAGACAATATGCCTTATAGGGTTGATTTTTTCTTTCTTGCCAGGGGTAAGTTTATTAGGTCATTTAAGTGGATTTATTACAGGATGTTTTTTATTCTTAATCTAA
- a CDS encoding iron uptake porin, which produces MKLFQQLLVASTAVGLISPIAAQASDTINLEGMSSYGRSESKSKRIDNKSFVNEVNENLATLKGRVDGLEARQNNFEAGSFSETTTLDGKAVFTLGGVDYDLASETASEAIQAMYTYTMNLNTSFTGDDNLYVRIKTGNHADWSKTKTYGTYLSSANKNGDTLKVDKIWYEFPLGERNTVWVGPKIENYYMHGTTPSIYKPVTKQFTLGGNGEAYGASTDTGAGWAYKADNGFAVSSNIGTKSNTSCYETLDPCGTDKTKSYVNSGLLTDETKTSWATQVGYTKDRYSVSALLNVKTNGWSDTYYHTSGHGGTAKSGKTLGNFTSVGLRGWWRPEETGTATPAISVGYDTTSYENATNATSNSDAYFVGLNWNDIFQADDKIGIAFGQPTKNEDNDTDPFAYEVYYSFRPNDSIEITPAIFGGSDRNGTTGQDFTGALIETTFKF; this is translated from the coding sequence ATGAAACTCTTCCAACAATTGTTGGTTGCTAGTACTGCAGTTGGTTTAATTTCCCCTATTGCAGCACAAGCTTCCGATACAATCAATCTTGAGGGCATGAGTAGCTACGGTCGTAGCGAATCTAAATCCAAAAGAATTGATAACAAATCATTCGTTAACGAAGTTAATGAAAATTTAGCGACACTTAAAGGACGTGTAGATGGTCTAGAAGCTAGACAAAACAATTTTGAGGCTGGTAGTTTCTCTGAAACTACAACTTTAGACGGTAAGGCTGTATTTACACTTGGTGGTGTTGACTATGACTTAGCATCTGAAACAGCTTCTGAAGCTATTCAGGCCATGTATACATACACCATGAACCTAAATACAAGTTTTACTGGTGATGATAATCTTTACGTAAGAATCAAGACAGGTAATCATGCTGACTGGTCTAAAACTAAAACTTATGGTACCTACTTAAGTTCAGCTAACAAGAATGGTGATACTTTAAAAGTTGACAAAATTTGGTATGAATTCCCTCTCGGTGAGAGAAACACAGTTTGGGTAGGTCCAAAAATTGAAAACTATTATATGCATGGAACTACACCTTCCATCTATAAGCCAGTAACAAAGCAATTTACTCTTGGCGGTAATGGAGAAGCATATGGTGCAAGTACAGATACAGGTGCTGGTTGGGCTTACAAAGCAGACAATGGATTTGCAGTTAGTTCAAACATAGGTACTAAATCAAATACATCTTGTTACGAAACTCTTGATCCTTGTGGTACTGATAAGACTAAATCTTACGTAAATTCAGGTCTCCTTACTGACGAAACAAAGACAAGTTGGGCTACCCAAGTTGGTTATACAAAGGATAGATATTCTGTATCAGCTCTTCTAAACGTTAAAACAAATGGTTGGAGTGATACTTATTATCACACAAGTGGCCATGGTGGAACTGCTAAGTCAGGTAAAACTCTTGGTAACTTCACTTCAGTTGGTTTAAGAGGCTGGTGGAGACCAGAAGAAACAGGTACTGCTACTCCAGCAATTTCTGTTGGTTATGACACTACTAGTTATGAAAATGCTACAAATGCTACATCAAACTCTGATGCATATTTTGTTGGTTTAAATTGGAATGATATTTTCCAGGCAGATGACAAAATTGGTATTGCATTTGGACAGCCTACTAAAAATGAAGATAACGATACCGATCCATTCGCGTACGAAGTTTACTATTCATTCAGACCTAATGATTCAATAGAAATCACACCTGCTATATTTGGTGGATCTGATAGAAACGGTACAACTGGTCAAGACTTCACTGGTGCACTAATTGAAACTACATTTAAGTTTTAA
- the glyQ gene encoding glycine--tRNA ligase subunit alpha — protein MFFQDIIQNLNKFWSEEGCLIMQPYDTEKGAGTMNPHTFLRAIGPEPWSVAYSEPCRRPTDGRFGDNPNRAQHYFQYQVIIKPSPEGIQEKYLTSLESLGINPRNHDIRFVEDNWESPTLGAWGVGWEVWLDGMEVTQFTYFQQCGGLDCNPIPIEITYGLERIATFLQDKESIWDLNWNKNLKYSDIWLQFEKSQCSYNFNESNPDNLRKLFEIYQDEANNLIEKKLTYPALDFVLKCSHTFNLLDARGVISVTDRAQYIEKIRKLAREVASSWIEERELLMYPLNKR, from the coding sequence ATGTTTTTTCAGGACATAATTCAAAACTTAAACAAATTTTGGTCCGAGGAAGGATGTTTAATAATGCAACCTTATGATACTGAAAAGGGTGCTGGAACAATGAATCCGCATACTTTTTTAAGGGCAATTGGACCAGAGCCTTGGAGTGTCGCATATTCAGAGCCATGTAGAAGACCCACAGATGGACGTTTTGGAGATAATCCAAATAGGGCCCAGCACTACTTTCAATATCAAGTAATAATTAAACCTTCCCCAGAGGGGATTCAAGAAAAATATTTAACATCTTTAGAATCTCTAGGAATTAATCCTAGAAATCACGACATAAGATTTGTGGAAGATAATTGGGAGTCACCAACTCTTGGAGCTTGGGGAGTAGGTTGGGAAGTTTGGTTGGACGGTATGGAAGTTACTCAATTTACTTATTTCCAACAATGCGGGGGATTAGATTGTAATCCAATCCCAATTGAAATTACTTATGGATTAGAGAGGATTGCAACGTTTTTGCAGGATAAGGAAAGTATCTGGGACTTAAATTGGAACAAAAATTTGAAATATAGTGATATTTGGCTTCAATTTGAAAAAAGTCAATGCTCATATAATTTTAATGAATCTAATCCTGATAATCTTAGGAAATTATTTGAAATTTATCAGGATGAGGCAAATAATTTAATCGAAAAGAAATTAACTTACCCTGCCCTTGATTTTGTTCTAAAATGTAGTCATACATTTAATTTGCTTGATGCAAGAGGAGTAATTTCAGTTACAGATCGTGCTCAATATATTGAAAAGATTAGAAAATTAGCCAGAGAAGTTGCATCATCTTGGATTGAAGAAAGAGAACTATTGATGTATCCATTAAATAAAAGATAA